A region of Candidatus Eisenbacteria bacterium DNA encodes the following proteins:
- the glmM gene encoding phosphoglucosamine mutase, which translates to MIGVSGVRGVVGKSFTPELVSRFASAFSTLVRRGRVVVGRDSRPSGEMLKHAVMSGLVAGGSDVVDVGICATPTIQMAVEELGAAGGIAVTASHNPEEWNALKFVSSSGIFLNDAQGAELLKLYKKRLINYAGHRELGHVSKDNEASARHVSKILALDLIDAARIAERRFRVAIDCCNGAGCEGVKRLVEALGCEVHEIHSEPTGIFPRGAEPLGENLSDLAGKVSREGVDAGFAFDPDADRMSLVSEEGNPLGEERTVCLSTAFVLGKCKGPVCTNVSTTAALEDITRSHGCKLYRSKVGEAHVVEKMKKTGSIVGGEGNGGAILPALHYGRDGLLAAALTLQFMAESGKKLSELDRSFPRYQMVKKKIDAVGIAGEAIKEILLNRFKDGSISYVDGIRISWPGKWLHVRKSRTEPVVRVIVESSSADDSASLAEEISTLVRAARA; encoded by the coding sequence ATGATAGGTGTCTCTGGGGTCAGGGGAGTCGTGGGCAAGAGCTTCACTCCCGAGCTGGTAAGTCGTTTTGCTTCCGCTTTCTCCACTTTGGTGAGGCGTGGGAGAGTCGTCGTGGGCAGGGATTCGAGACCTTCGGGCGAGATGCTCAAACACGCAGTCATGTCAGGCCTCGTCGCCGGGGGGTCTGACGTCGTCGACGTGGGCATATGCGCCACACCGACCATCCAGATGGCCGTCGAGGAACTCGGCGCCGCGGGCGGAATAGCCGTTACCGCAAGCCACAATCCGGAAGAGTGGAACGCGCTCAAGTTTGTCTCTTCGAGCGGCATCTTCCTGAACGATGCTCAAGGCGCGGAGCTTTTGAAGCTCTACAAGAAGCGGCTGATAAACTACGCGGGCCATCGCGAACTCGGGCACGTCTCCAAAGACAACGAGGCCTCTGCGCGACACGTCTCCAAGATTCTGGCGCTCGATCTGATTGACGCAGCGAGAATCGCCGAACGGCGATTCCGCGTGGCGATCGACTGCTGCAACGGGGCCGGCTGCGAAGGGGTGAAGAGGCTCGTCGAGGCTCTGGGATGCGAGGTTCACGAGATACACTCCGAGCCTACCGGCATCTTTCCTCGCGGGGCCGAGCCGCTCGGAGAGAACCTCTCCGACCTGGCCGGCAAGGTTTCCAGAGAGGGGGTGGACGCCGGTTTCGCGTTCGATCCTGACGCCGACAGGATGTCGCTTGTGAGTGAGGAAGGAAACCCTCTGGGGGAGGAAAGAACGGTCTGCCTTTCGACCGCGTTTGTCCTGGGCAAGTGTAAGGGGCCGGTCTGCACAAACGTGTCCACTACCGCCGCCCTTGAGGACATCACTCGGTCCCACGGATGCAAACTCTACAGGTCGAAGGTCGGCGAGGCTCACGTCGTTGAAAAGATGAAGAAGACCGGCAGCATTGTGGGTGGAGAGGGAAACGGCGGTGCGATTCTCCCCGCCCTTCACTACGGAAGAGACGGACTCCTGGCCGCGGCCCTCACGCTCCAATTCATGGCCGAAAGCGGGAAGAAGCTCTCGGAACTGGACAGATCGTTTCCCAGGTACCAGATGGTCAAGAAGAAAATCGACGCCGTGGGTATTGCGGGGGAGGCGATCAAAGAGATTCTGCTCAATAGATTCAAGGATGGGTCGATAAGTTATGTAGACGGCATACGCATCTCCTGGCCGGGTAAATGGTTACACGTGAGGAAATCCCGCACGGAACCCGTGGTCAGGGTCATCGTGGAGTCGTCCTCTGCGGACGATTCCGCTTCTCTCGCTGAGGAAATCTCTACGCTCGTGCGCGCAGCGAGGGCGTAG
- the rarD gene encoding EamA family transporter RarD has product MKRGILYGIAAYTLWGLFPLYWRFLSPIPATEILCHRVVWSFLFLGIILVRKNRLKSWLHKSRKSVTILYFFLTACLLSLNWGIFIWAVNSNYVVEASLGYFINPLVNVLLGVIFLGERPRFLQWFAIGIAAAAVLFLTFGYGSFPWIALTLAFSFGLYALLRKIGALSSLEGLSLEMTLLFVPALAYLLYCQHAGTAAFGHVSAIKTLLLALTGIVTAVPLLLFGSAARRISLTNVGLLQYISPTFQFLIGVIVFGEALTSARLAGFVAVWISLALYTFESLRTNAPIPELETYKETCRT; this is encoded by the coding sequence ATGAAGAGAGGAATTCTCTACGGAATCGCTGCATACACTTTGTGGGGACTCTTTCCCCTCTACTGGAGGTTTCTCAGTCCCATTCCTGCGACCGAGATTCTGTGCCACCGCGTAGTGTGGTCGTTTCTCTTCCTCGGAATAATCCTGGTGCGCAAGAATCGCCTGAAATCATGGCTACACAAATCAAGAAAGTCTGTCACGATCCTGTACTTCTTCTTGACGGCATGCCTTCTGAGTCTCAACTGGGGCATCTTCATCTGGGCCGTGAACAGCAATTACGTGGTTGAGGCAAGCCTCGGGTACTTCATAAACCCGCTCGTGAACGTGCTGCTGGGAGTGATATTTCTCGGGGAAAGGCCGCGTTTCCTGCAATGGTTCGCAATCGGGATAGCGGCCGCCGCCGTGCTCTTCTTGACTTTCGGCTACGGCTCCTTCCCGTGGATAGCGCTCACCCTCGCGTTTTCCTTCGGCCTGTATGCCCTGCTTCGCAAGATCGGGGCCCTGAGCTCTCTCGAGGGATTGTCTCTCGAGATGACACTTCTGTTTGTTCCGGCACTGGCCTATCTGTTGTATTGTCAGCACGCCGGCACGGCTGCGTTCGGACACGTGAGCGCAATTAAGACCCTGCTCCTTGCCCTCACCGGAATAGTGACGGCGGTGCCCTTGCTCTTGTTTGGCTCCGCCGCGAGGAGAATCAGCCTCACGAATGTGGGGCTCTTGCAGTATATTTCTCCCACGTTTCAGTTCTTGATAGGCGTAATTGTCTTTGGCGAGGCTCTCACGAGTGCGCGCCTGGCAGGATTCGTGGCAGTCTGGATCTCGCTGGCTTTGTATACGTTCGAGAGCCTGAGGACGAATGCACCCATTCCCGAGCTGGAGACGTATAAGGAAACGTGCAGAACCTGA
- a CDS encoding response regulator — MKALLIVDDDGNCRKLYESEFSDEGYVVAGASSGPEALKMLEESEFDLVILDVKMPGMNGLETLCEIMKTKRNLPVVINSAYDTFKSNFTTWNADAYVVKSSNLDELKRTVRSILEQKLCAR; from the coding sequence TTGAAAGCACTTCTGATTGTAGACGATGATGGGAACTGTCGGAAGCTCTACGAGAGCGAGTTTTCCGACGAAGGGTACGTTGTGGCCGGGGCATCGAGCGGTCCCGAAGCCCTGAAGATGCTCGAGGAGTCGGAGTTCGACCTCGTCATCCTCGACGTGAAAATGCCCGGCATGAATGGGTTGGAAACCCTATGTGAGATCATGAAGACGAAGAGGAATCTCCCTGTCGTGATTAACTCTGCCTACGACACCTTCAAGAGCAACTTCACGACATGGAACGCCGACGCCTACGTGGTGAAATCCTCCAATCTCGATGAGCTCAAGCGCACCGTAAGGTCCATCCTTGAACAAAAGCTCTGCGCCCGTTGA
- a CDS encoding RidA family protein encodes MVRSIRSESAPAPVGPYSQAVLARPGDVLFSAGQIPLDPATGQMRPGGVEEQTRQVLENVKAVLEAADFGLSDVVKTTVYMSNLGEFGVMNQVYTEYFTEPFPARSCVEVKALPKGALVEMDVIAVRESAK; translated from the coding sequence ATGGTAAGGTCCATAAGATCCGAATCCGCTCCGGCTCCGGTCGGTCCGTACAGCCAGGCAGTCCTAGCGCGGCCGGGCGACGTTCTGTTCAGCGCGGGGCAAATTCCCCTTGACCCCGCAACGGGTCAAATGAGACCTGGCGGAGTGGAGGAGCAAACAAGACAGGTTCTCGAGAACGTCAAGGCGGTTCTGGAGGCCGCGGATTTCGGTCTTTCTGACGTGGTCAAGACAACGGTGTACATGTCAAACCTGGGAGAGTTCGGAGTAATGAACCAGGTGTACACGGAATATTTCACCGAACCGTTTCCGGCGCGCTCGTGCGTGGAGGTCAAGGCTCTGCCGAAGGGCGCGCTCGTTGAAATGGACGTTATCGCCGTGAGGGAGAGCGCAAAGTAG
- the selD gene encoding selenide, water dikinase SelD, translating to MGPGDLEKLLTGIPRKSRSRKVLVGLAAPDDAGVYLIRRNLALVHTVDFFTPIVDDAYDFGAIAAANALSDIYAMGARPLSALCIVCFPTGDMDLGILKQMLRGGIDKLREGGAELLGGHSVKDKELKFGFAVTGTADPSRLVLKSGARSGDALVLTKPLGTGVLSTALKAGMLGRKREREITKQMATLNCEASRVMMRVGVNACTDVTGFGLLGHACEMAVASKRTLRIDSSAVPFMSDVLGLIGKGVFPGGLSSVHKFLKGKMRVEGRVRDEAVYGMCDPQTSGGLLMCVPGKKAGALVRGITQSAGGPAAVIGRVVPREKVPLVIY from the coding sequence ATAGGTCCGGGAGACCTTGAGAAGCTACTCACCGGGATTCCTAGAAAGTCCCGGAGCAGGAAAGTCCTCGTCGGGCTTGCTGCCCCGGACGACGCTGGAGTGTACCTAATTCGAAGGAATCTTGCGCTCGTCCACACCGTGGATTTCTTTACGCCTATTGTGGACGACGCCTACGATTTCGGGGCGATTGCCGCCGCTAATGCCTTGAGCGACATTTACGCGATGGGCGCGAGACCCCTGAGCGCTCTTTGCATAGTCTGCTTTCCCACGGGCGACATGGACCTGGGAATCCTCAAGCAAATGCTTCGTGGCGGCATAGACAAGCTCAGAGAAGGAGGGGCCGAGCTGCTCGGAGGGCATTCGGTCAAGGACAAGGAATTGAAGTTCGGATTTGCGGTGACCGGAACGGCGGATCCCTCCAGGCTCGTCCTCAAGTCCGGAGCGCGAAGCGGGGACGCGCTGGTGCTCACGAAGCCCCTGGGCACGGGGGTGCTGAGCACGGCGCTCAAGGCCGGAATGCTGGGCAGGAAGAGAGAGCGAGAGATCACGAAGCAGATGGCCACTCTCAATTGTGAGGCGTCGCGGGTCATGATGAGGGTCGGAGTGAACGCCTGCACGGATGTGACCGGGTTTGGTCTTCTCGGCCACGCTTGCGAAATGGCGGTGGCAAGCAAGCGCACCTTGAGAATAGACTCCTCCGCCGTACCGTTCATGAGTGATGTATTGGGCCTCATAGGGAAGGGTGTGTTTCCAGGTGGGCTTTCCTCCGTCCACAAATTCCTCAAAGGAAAGATGAGGGTCGAGGGAAGAGTGAGGGACGAGGCGGTTTACGGCATGTGTGATCCTCAGACCTCCGGCGGACTTCTCATGTGCGTGCCCGGAAAAAAGGCCGGTGCGCTCGTGCGTGGAATAACGCAAAGCGCGGGTGGACCGGCAGCGGTCATCGGCAGGGTGGTGCCCAGAGAGAAAGTGCCGCTTGTGATATACTAA
- a CDS encoding pyridoxal-dependent decarboxylase produces the protein MPKEQSFHMVPEDFRRHGHAVVDWIADYYERIESFPVLSQVTPGQIRASLPSEPPLHGEPFERILEDVRKLIVPGLTHWQSPNFFAYFPSNASGPSILGELLSAGLGVQGMLWVTSPACTELETHVLDWLADMLGLPPKFKSGRAGGGVIQDTASSASLCALLAARERATDYRSNERGCDGRLVAYASTQAHSSIEKAVKIVGLGRQNLHLIDVDDRFALRPDALARQIGQDRGAGLVPCFVCATVGTTSSNAVDPLPQIGRICKEEGLWLHVDGAMAGTAAICPEFRHILTGIEFADSYCFNPHKWMFTNFDCDCFYVADRAALIKTLSVLPEYLRNKATESGAVIDYRDWHIQLGRRFRSLKLWFVIRHYGIEGLRYHVRRHVELAQEFAGWVAGTSEFELAVPPALNLVCFRHVGGDSFNERLLDRINAGGNVYMTHTTLNGKYTLRFCVGQTHTEERHVKRAWQRILETAAEIGTPSSA, from the coding sequence ATGCCCAAAGAACAGAGCTTCCACATGGTACCAGAGGACTTCCGCCGCCACGGCCACGCCGTCGTCGACTGGATCGCCGACTACTACGAACGGATCGAATCGTTCCCGGTCCTGTCGCAGGTAACGCCTGGCCAGATCCGGGCTTCGCTCCCTTCGGAGCCTCCGCTGCACGGAGAACCTTTCGAACGCATCCTGGAAGACGTCCGCAAGCTCATAGTTCCGGGGCTCACCCACTGGCAGTCGCCCAACTTCTTTGCCTATTTTCCCAGCAACGCCTCAGGGCCATCAATCCTCGGGGAGCTGCTTTCGGCGGGTCTTGGCGTTCAAGGAATGCTCTGGGTAACGAGTCCGGCCTGCACCGAGCTCGAGACTCACGTGTTGGATTGGCTCGCCGACATGCTGGGGCTCCCGCCGAAATTCAAGTCTGGCCGGGCCGGCGGCGGGGTCATCCAGGACACGGCTTCGAGCGCGTCCCTCTGTGCGCTTCTGGCCGCGCGGGAGCGCGCTACCGACTACAGGAGCAACGAGCGCGGTTGCGACGGGCGCCTCGTAGCGTACGCCTCCACCCAGGCACACTCGTCCATCGAGAAGGCGGTCAAGATAGTCGGGTTGGGCCGTCAGAATCTCCACTTGATAGACGTGGACGATCGCTTCGCTCTCCGCCCCGACGCACTGGCGAGGCAAATCGGACAAGACCGCGGAGCGGGCCTCGTTCCCTGTTTCGTCTGCGCCACGGTCGGTACGACGTCCTCGAACGCCGTCGATCCCCTGCCGCAAATCGGCCGCATCTGCAAGGAGGAGGGTCTCTGGCTCCACGTCGACGGAGCGATGGCGGGTACGGCGGCAATCTGCCCGGAGTTTCGGCACATCCTCACCGGAATCGAGTTCGCCGACAGCTACTGTTTCAATCCGCACAAGTGGATGTTTACGAATTTCGATTGCGATTGCTTCTACGTGGCCGATCGAGCCGCCTTGATCAAGACCTTGAGCGTGCTGCCTGAATACCTGCGCAACAAAGCCACTGAATCGGGCGCAGTCATAGACTACCGCGACTGGCACATACAACTTGGCCGGCGCTTTCGTTCGTTGAAGCTCTGGTTCGTCATTCGCCACTACGGGATAGAGGGTCTGCGCTACCACGTCAGGCGCCACGTGGAGCTCGCGCAAGAGTTCGCTGGATGGGTTGCGGGGACAAGCGAGTTCGAACTCGCCGTACCTCCGGCATTGAACCTCGTCTGCTTCCGACATGTCGGCGGAGATTCGTTCAATGAGCGATTGCTTGATCGAATCAATGCGGGCGGGAACGTCTACATGACCCACACCACGCTCAACGGCAAGTACACTCTTCGCTTCTGCGTGGGCCAGACTCACACGGAAGAACGCCACGTCAAACGGGCCTGGCAACGAATCCTGGAAACGGCAGCAGAGATCGGCACTCCCAGCTCTGCTTGA
- a CDS encoding GAF domain-containing protein codes for MEHLNLEARVREVSILFKICNVMHGTMELDKILKIILASVTSGNALGFNRAMILLVDEEKGVLSGRMGTGPSNEEEAARIWNELDASNVSFETVVRMSTEDGEGSDDSLTRTATSLVFPLKPGVDVTVDSVLEKRPLHIKDLDSYGGAISQKLRDSFVRSEFVVVPIMTKGRAMGALLADNVFSRRPITEEEVDLLLSLADQAGRAVENAAVYESMKLRLSEVATLQEIGKGILSTTNLAEVLELIARISAQVIGARGSVLWLYEEAEDKVTPGARFGTGESIVEKGVTELGEKLARWAIAEKAPVLVPDCCSDPRSAEIEKGLASSVMAVPLVALGNIVGAITVYDKVARSDFDSNMFDRDDENFLAILADQAAIAVQNARLFEAVKETEKRLRETQALLLRTEKLAALGEMSAKVAHEIRNPLTSIGGFARRVSKGLRAGDPNRDYLDIIIKETERLERILSEQLQFAQLSRPRLQMEDINAVVEESLQLVSEEALGRRAKILKKLSMDLPKLLLDYDKIKQVLINILQNALKFLPVGGKIRVETKKAGDSVHVIMANEGERIPGELMDRLFVPFFTSGKDGTGLGLAVAYQIVREHGGEIRVKSDKEWGTVFCVCLPVSTNQDRRRTPKDRRVRGADRRKSFQEEF; via the coding sequence GTGGAACACCTGAATCTCGAGGCAAGGGTCCGCGAGGTATCAATACTCTTCAAGATATGCAACGTGATGCACGGGACGATGGAGCTCGACAAGATTCTGAAGATCATTCTCGCCTCCGTGACGTCCGGGAACGCGCTTGGGTTCAACAGGGCGATGATTCTGCTGGTCGATGAAGAGAAGGGCGTGCTCAGTGGACGCATGGGGACCGGCCCCTCCAATGAGGAGGAGGCAGCGCGCATCTGGAACGAGCTTGACGCGAGCAACGTGTCCTTCGAGACCGTCGTGCGAATGTCTACCGAGGACGGGGAAGGATCCGACGATTCGCTCACTCGCACTGCGACGTCGCTCGTCTTTCCGCTCAAGCCGGGCGTAGACGTTACCGTCGACAGCGTCCTTGAGAAGAGGCCGTTGCACATAAAGGACCTGGACTCCTACGGCGGTGCGATCAGCCAGAAGCTGCGGGACAGTTTTGTCAGGAGCGAATTCGTCGTGGTTCCCATCATGACCAAGGGAAGGGCGATGGGGGCACTCCTTGCCGACAACGTGTTCAGTCGAAGGCCAATCACTGAAGAAGAAGTAGATCTTCTGTTGAGTCTCGCTGATCAGGCGGGTCGCGCGGTGGAGAACGCTGCCGTGTACGAGAGCATGAAGCTGCGGCTCTCCGAGGTCGCGACGCTCCAGGAGATTGGGAAAGGCATCCTCTCGACGACCAACCTGGCAGAGGTTCTAGAGCTCATAGCCAGAATATCGGCGCAAGTTATCGGAGCCAGGGGAAGCGTTCTTTGGCTCTACGAAGAGGCGGAGGATAAGGTGACGCCGGGAGCGCGCTTCGGGACCGGTGAGAGCATAGTTGAGAAAGGCGTCACGGAGTTGGGCGAGAAGCTCGCAAGATGGGCCATTGCAGAGAAGGCTCCGGTGCTTGTGCCGGACTGCTGCTCTGACCCGAGATCGGCCGAGATCGAGAAAGGTCTTGCCTCATCGGTCATGGCAGTGCCTCTGGTGGCTCTGGGCAACATCGTGGGCGCGATAACTGTCTACGACAAGGTGGCTCGCTCGGACTTCGACTCCAACATGTTTGACCGCGACGACGAGAACTTCTTGGCAATTCTCGCCGATCAGGCGGCCATAGCCGTGCAGAACGCCAGGCTCTTTGAAGCCGTGAAGGAGACAGAGAAGAGACTCAGGGAAACTCAGGCACTTCTCCTGCGCACGGAGAAACTGGCGGCGCTCGGCGAGATGAGCGCGAAGGTGGCCCACGAGATTCGTAATCCCCTCACTTCGATCGGCGGCTTTGCGAGAAGAGTGAGCAAGGGCCTGCGGGCAGGCGATCCGAATCGTGATTACCTTGACATCATCATAAAGGAGACCGAGAGACTTGAGAGAATCCTCAGCGAACAGCTTCAGTTTGCCCAACTCTCGAGGCCCCGGTTGCAGATGGAAGACATAAACGCCGTAGTCGAGGAATCACTTCAGTTGGTGAGCGAGGAGGCGCTTGGGAGGAGGGCAAAGATTCTGAAGAAACTGTCGATGGATCTGCCCAAGCTCCTTCTTGACTACGACAAGATCAAACAGGTGCTGATCAATATCCTGCAGAATGCTCTCAAGTTTCTTCCCGTGGGCGGCAAGATAAGAGTGGAAACGAAAAAGGCCGGCGACAGTGTCCACGTGATAATGGCGAACGAAGGCGAGAGGATTCCGGGCGAACTGATGGATCGCCTTTTTGTGCCTTTTTTCACTTCGGGCAAAGACGGAACTGGTCTCGGGTTGGCGGTGGCCTATCAAATTGTCAGGGAACACGGCGGCGAGATCAGGGTAAAAAGCGATAAGGAGTGGGGCACTGTTTTCTGTGTTTGTTTGCCGGTGAGCACGAACCAGGATAGAAGAAGGACGCCAAAGGATAGGCGAGTTCGTGGCGCCGACAGACGTAAGTCATTCCAAGAGGAGTTCTAG
- a CDS encoding aromatic amino acid ammonia-lyase translates to MAIVLDGSGLTIEKLQRIARGGENVELHPEALERIKVCRAMLEDKLRAREIMYGTNTGIGELSEVVLNDDQVKEFQKYLIYNHAAGIGGAAPVDYVRGAMTARVNVHAHGNSGCRPEITQALVEMLNKGVTPVVCQKGSVGACGDLAPMSQIALLLMGEGEAYYKGNRLPGRQAMAEAGITIPGLEARDGLAVINGSNLLTAMSALHLYDMNRWLKQTEIACSMTLEALYANLKPYDTRLHTLRGFKGAVRSAKAIMKCIEGSDLLSGKMKTKVQDAYSMRSSPQVIGAAHDAIAFARSQVEIELNGVGDNPIFLPEYNLTLTGANFQGSPVSLPMDMAGVAITMVCVLSERRLNRLTNPALSVGLPAFLTKGAGMFSGMMLSQYTADTLIVEQRILSAPASIGSIPAAADQEDFVSMGMNTAIKNGQILENACGVLGIEFMAAAQALDFRDFTPGRGVLAAKRVIRKYVEHLEEDRPLYPDHTRLMELVRSCEILDEVEKAVGSLG, encoded by the coding sequence ATGGCAATAGTTCTTGACGGTTCCGGACTGACAATCGAAAAGCTCCAACGCATCGCGCGCGGTGGGGAAAACGTGGAACTCCACCCGGAGGCCCTCGAACGCATCAAGGTATGCCGCGCCATGCTGGAGGACAAGCTCCGGGCCCGGGAAATCATGTACGGCACGAACACCGGTATCGGCGAGTTGTCGGAGGTCGTCCTGAACGACGACCAGGTCAAAGAGTTTCAGAAATATCTCATATACAACCACGCCGCGGGCATCGGCGGCGCGGCGCCCGTCGATTACGTCCGAGGCGCCATGACTGCCAGGGTGAACGTTCACGCGCACGGGAACTCCGGCTGTCGTCCCGAGATTACCCAGGCCCTGGTCGAAATGCTGAACAAGGGCGTGACTCCCGTCGTGTGCCAGAAGGGTTCAGTCGGTGCGTGTGGAGACCTGGCCCCGATGTCGCAGATCGCCCTGCTCCTGATGGGAGAAGGCGAGGCGTACTACAAAGGCAACCGATTGCCAGGCAGACAGGCAATGGCCGAGGCGGGTATCACAATCCCTGGTCTCGAGGCCAGAGACGGTCTCGCGGTCATCAACGGTTCCAATCTTTTGACTGCGATGAGCGCGCTCCATCTTTACGACATGAACCGCTGGTTGAAACAGACCGAGATTGCCTGCTCGATGACCCTCGAAGCGCTGTACGCCAACTTGAAACCTTACGACACGCGTCTTCACACGTTGCGCGGATTCAAGGGAGCCGTGCGGAGCGCCAAGGCCATCATGAAGTGCATAGAGGGAAGCGATCTCCTGTCCGGCAAGATGAAGACGAAGGTTCAGGACGCATATTCCATGCGCTCGTCCCCTCAGGTCATCGGGGCTGCTCATGACGCAATCGCTTTTGCAAGGAGTCAGGTGGAAATAGAGTTGAACGGCGTGGGGGACAATCCCATCTTCCTTCCCGAATACAACCTCACTCTGACGGGCGCTAATTTCCAGGGTTCACCGGTCTCCCTGCCGATGGACATGGCCGGAGTCGCCATAACCATGGTCTGTGTTCTCTCAGAACGGCGACTCAATCGGCTGACCAACCCCGCCCTGAGCGTCGGCCTGCCCGCCTTCCTCACGAAAGGGGCAGGCATGTTTTCAGGAATGATGCTCAGCCAGTACACGGCGGACACGTTGATCGTGGAGCAAAGAATACTCTCGGCCCCTGCCAGCATCGGCTCCATCCCGGCTGCCGCAGACCAGGAAGACTTCGTCTCGATGGGCATGAACACGGCCATCAAGAACGGGCAAATCCTGGAAAACGCCTGCGGAGTCCTCGGAATCGAATTCATGGCGGCTGCACAGGCCCTGGACTTTCGCGACTTCACACCGGGTCGCGGAGTGCTGGCGGCGAAGCGTGTCATCCGCAAGTACGTGGAGCACCTTGAGGAAGACCGACCGTTGTATCCCGACCACACACGACTGATGGAACTGGTCAGGTCCTGTGAGATTCTGGATGAGGTGGAAAAGGCGGTCGGCAGCTTGGGATGA
- the glmS gene encoding glutamine--fructose-6-phosphate transaminase (isomerizing) codes for MCGIVGYIGKKDCVPILLEGLRRLEYRGYDSSGIAVLTQNSVIVEKTAGKIGLLEEKLKHGHPSGYAGIAHTRWATHGEPSTENAHPHLDCSRRIAVVHNGIIENYTVLKEKLQDEGHVFTTETDTEVLAHLIEKYYEGNLEVAVGNALSMVKGTYGIAVVCADTPNKIVGARNGSPLVVGIGKGEYLLASDVAAMLRHTNQVIYLDDGEMVVLESDGFRTTTISQQRVSKKIEEISWNLEMIEKAGFRHFMLKEIFEQPQCLRNAMRGRLIPEDGATRLGGLNLSDSELRKMDRLIITACGTSWHAASIGEYMLEEHGRIPVEVEYASEFRYRNPILRKGTVVTVISQSGETADTLAAMREAKKKGAKVLGICNVVGSTIAREADGGVYIHAGPEIGVASTKAFTSQLAVLAILTVYFGRMRTMSIDEGKLIVNELRTIPEKIERILAESSKIEAIAKEYYTHSNFLYLGRGYNFPVALEGALKLKEISYIHAEGYPAAEMKHGPIALIDENMPVVFICIKDSAYDKIMSNMEEVRARRGKIIAVATEGDREIQKRADHVIYVPDTLGMLTPFLTVIPFQLLAYYIAVQRGCDVDQPRNLAKSVTVE; via the coding sequence ATGTGTGGCATAGTAGGGTACATCGGAAAGAAAGACTGCGTTCCAATACTTCTCGAGGGCCTGAGGAGACTGGAATACAGGGGCTATGATTCCTCGGGTATCGCCGTCCTCACGCAGAACAGCGTGATTGTAGAGAAGACGGCCGGTAAGATTGGCCTTCTCGAGGAAAAGCTCAAGCACGGGCATCCGAGCGGTTACGCCGGAATCGCCCACACGAGATGGGCCACCCACGGCGAGCCTTCAACTGAGAACGCTCATCCCCACCTCGATTGCAGCCGCAGAATCGCAGTCGTACACAACGGAATAATCGAGAACTACACCGTCCTGAAGGAGAAGCTTCAGGATGAAGGACACGTTTTCACGACTGAGACGGACACCGAGGTGCTCGCCCATCTGATCGAGAAGTACTACGAAGGAAATCTCGAGGTGGCGGTCGGGAACGCGCTTTCAATGGTCAAGGGTACCTACGGGATCGCGGTAGTGTGCGCCGACACGCCGAACAAAATAGTCGGTGCAAGAAACGGAAGCCCTCTCGTCGTGGGAATCGGGAAGGGCGAGTACCTGCTTGCCTCCGACGTGGCGGCGATGCTGAGGCACACAAACCAGGTCATTTATCTGGACGACGGCGAGATGGTCGTGCTCGAGAGCGATGGCTTCCGTACGACTACTATAAGCCAGCAGAGAGTCTCGAAGAAGATTGAAGAAATCTCGTGGAACCTTGAGATGATCGAGAAGGCCGGCTTCCGGCACTTCATGTTGAAGGAGATCTTTGAGCAGCCGCAATGTTTGCGGAACGCCATGAGGGGAAGGCTGATTCCCGAGGACGGCGCCACGAGGTTGGGCGGTCTCAATCTCTCCGACAGCGAGCTGCGCAAGATGGACAGGCTGATCATCACGGCTTGCGGCACGTCCTGGCATGCGGCGTCGATAGGCGAGTACATGCTTGAGGAGCACGGCAGGATTCCGGTCGAGGTCGAGTACGCTTCCGAGTTCAGATATCGCAATCCAATCCTGAGAAAGGGAACCGTCGTCACGGTCATCAGCCAATCCGGTGAGACTGCCGACACACTTGCGGCAATGAGGGAAGCCAAGAAGAAGGGCGCCAAGGTGCTGGGAATCTGCAACGTGGTCGGTAGCACCATAGCCCGAGAGGCGGACGGAGGAGTGTACATTCACGCCGGACCCGAGATCGGTGTCGCGTCCACGAAGGCCTTCACGTCGCAGCTCGCCGTTCTCGCGATTCTCACGGTGTACTTCGGCCGCATGAGAACGATGTCCATCGATGAGGGAAAGCTCATAGTCAATGAGCTCCGCACAATTCCAGAGAAGATAGAGAGAATACTGGCCGAAAGCTCGAAAATCGAGGCCATAGCAAAGGAATACTACACGCACTCCAACTTCCTCTACCTTGGACGGGGATACAATTTCCCCGTTGCCTTGGAAGGAGCGCTCAAGCTCAAGGAGATTTCGTACATCCATGCCGAGGGTTACCCGGCGGCAGAGATGAAACACGGTCCGATTGCTCTCATCGACGAGAACATGCCCGTCGTGTTCATCTGCATAAAGGACAGCGCCTACGACAAGATAATGAGCAACATGGAAGAAGTGCGCGCACGCCGGGGGAAGATAATCGCCGTTGCCACGGAGGGCGACAGGGAGATTCAGAAAAGAGCAGACCACGTCATCTATGTCCCGGACACTCTGGGCATGCTTACCCCGTTCCTCACCGTCATTCCATTCCAGCTACTCGCATACTACATCGCAGTCCAGAGGGGCTGCGACGTCGACCAGCCCCGCAACCTTGCCAAAAGCGTAACAGTAGAGTAG